A DNA window from Gigantopelta aegis isolate Gae_Host chromosome 4, Gae_host_genome, whole genome shotgun sequence contains the following coding sequences:
- the LOC121369694 gene encoding uncharacterized protein LOC121369694 produces the protein MVKLCDNHWNPSHDELAKICINDGEWQPEEPVITSKEDDVKKGKGLPCSFCNDTFRRMSDLMRHKIHCEHRPPSTLPSTSSEPPVKRQRTINQVGGIGSAAAAATSTTSSTPYVFTKKSVRIHKKTKAVDTTYELKFKDQWKGKKLKHLHNDLHDMFQDVLEEATLGLEGRDIGRVILHHDALNSPIVVPLQPLAELNADVILGYIEKVLQSHEDLPLDASFNIQIGTIQIPRGGRSGTTLTDLTSPDNSIHLKTSLVKIVNDDDLCMSRAVGVAWAKVICISNKDWQELVGGPYPKTTRIELILQHKKCAQVFYKDVTHKKRREQKKMALKLCELAGVPTDRPCSLNDIPAFENVLGCQILVVSAELGNKFLRVGDQTSQSPKLFLYFVEQPRPHFHAIVNITGFFSASYFCQHCLKPYNNKTHHSCAFTCIVCHSQNCPETEVQITCLHCHVTCRSPECFWRHKQKKDKKGHTIPSKCESFWRCTICKKMLNRSERDPKLHTCGEWKCPCWNSHVDQGHLCYQPPKEINDAHTKVIFYDFECRQDELLQCNEGYSPIEVCPTCPGNNCRHQARCQHCQQSWCGKHQHVPNYLVAQTSCEACKNQSTTDTSKCHACGSRCPSCNKRDKKKKQYLKQPCDNTCGFRQVIFQGDGAHIQFGQWLFRDNHKGFTAVAHNNKAYDAYFILEYMIDQSMYPQKIIYNGSKIMYLQLERGLNIRIIDSLNFLPMKLAALPKSFGLTELKKGYFPHYFNTRGNQNYHGPFPDPETYGVNYMSSKERTEFLKWHAEQQGMFDFQREMKDYCMSDVTVLR, from the coding sequence ATGGTAAAACTTTGTGACAACCATTGGAATCCATCCCATGACGAACTGGCCAAAATCTGTATTAACGACGGGGAATGGCAACCAGAAGAACCTGTGATTACCTCCAAAGAAGACGACGTTAAAAAGGGGAAAGGGCTACCGTGTTCCTTTTGCAATGACACGTTCAGAAGAATGTCTGATCTGATGAGGCATAAAATACATTGCGAACACAGACCACCGTCAACACTGCCATCGACATCATCAGAACCACCCGTCAAGCGTCAGCGTACGATCAATCAGGTGGGAGGGATCGgctctgctgctgctgctgctacctCGACTACTTCATCTACCCCCTACGTGTTTACAAAGAAAAGTGTGAGGATTCACAAGAAAACAAAGGCAGTCGACACGACGTACGAACTTAAATTTAAAGATCAGTGGAAAGGGAAAAAACTCAAACATTTACACAATGATCTACATGACATGTTTCAAGACGTTTTGGAAGAAGCTACTCTCGGTTTGGAAGGCAGAGACATTGGACGAGTGATTCTCCACCACGATGCCCTGAATTCGCCGATCGTCGTGCCCTTGCAACCCTTGGCCGAACTGAATGCTGATGTCATCCTAGGGTACATCGAAAAAGTACTACAGAGCCACGAAGATTTACCGTTGGATGCATCTTTCAACATTCAGATCGGCACCATTCAAATCCCTCGAGGAGGAAGATCTGGTACCACACTAACAGATCTCACTAGTCCGGACAATTCAATCCACCTAAAAACGTCTCTTGTGAAAATCGTGAACGACGACGATTTATGCATGTCCCGTGCGGTCGGCGTGGCATGGGCCAAAGTCATCTGTATATCAAACAAGGACTGGCAGGAGCTCGTGGGAGGTCCCTACCCAAAGACCACCCGCATCGAGTTGATTCTTCAACACAAGAAATGCGCCCAGGTATTTTACAAAGATGTTACACACAAGAAACGCCGAGAGCAGAAAAAAATGGCTCTGAAATTATGCGAACTGGCAGGTGTGCCCACCGACCGTCCATGCAGTTTGAATGACATTCCTGCCTTCGAGAACGTCCTGGGATGCCAAATTCTTGTGGTGAGTGCAGAACTGGGTAATAAATTTCTACGAGTGGGCGACCAGACGTCGCAATCGCCTAAACTGTTTCTGTACTTTGTGGAGCAGCCAAGACCACATTTTCACGCCATTGTCAACATTACTGGCTTCTTTTCGGCGTCCTACTTTTGTCAACATTGTCTAAAACCATACAATAACAAGACACACCATTCCTGTGCTTTTACCTGCATTGTGTGTCATAGCCAGAACTGTCCCGAGACCGAAGTCCAGATAACGTGCCTCCATTGTCACGTCACCTGTCGATCGCCGGAATGCTTTTGGCGacacaaacagaaaaaagaCAAGAAGGGACATACCATCCCTTCCAAGTGTGAGAGTTTCTGGAGATGCACCATCTGCAAAAAAATGCTTAATAGAAGTGAGAGGGATCCTAAACTTCACACTTGTGGGGAATGGAAATGCCCCTGTTGGAACAGCCACGTGGATCAAGGCCATCTCTGTTATCAGCCTCCAAAAGAAATCAACGACGCCCATACCAAGGTCATCTTCTACGATTTCGAATGCCGTCAGGACGAATTGTTGCAATGCAATGAAGGTTACTCACCAATTGAAGTGTGTCCCACTTGCCCCGGAAATAACTGCCGTCATCAGGCTCGGTGTCAGCATTGCCAGCAATCGTGGTGTGGCAAACATCAACACGTACCAAACTACTTGGTGGCGCAGACGTCGTGTGAAGCGTGTAAAAACCAATCTACCACAGACACATCCAAATGCCACGCATGCGGGTCAAGATGTCCCTCTTGTAACAAACGtgacaagaagaagaaacagtACTTGAAACAACCATGTGACAATACGTGTGGATTCCGTCAAGTCATCTTTCAAGGGGACGGTGCCCACATCCAATTTGGCCAATGGTTGTTTCGAGACAACCACAAAGGTTTCACGGCTGTCGCCCACAACAACAAGGCATATGATGCCTACTTTATCCTCGAGTACATGATCGACCAGTCCATGTATCCGCAGAAAATAATCTATAATGGCTCCAAAATCATGTACTTGCAACTGGAGAGGGGGCTTAACATCAGAATCATCGACAGTTTAAATTTTCTTCCCATGAAGCTGGCTGCTTTGCCCAAGTCCTTTGGTTTAACAGAGCTCAAGAAAGGATATTTTCCGCATTACTTTAATACCAGGGGAAATCAAAACTACCACGGACCGTTTCCAGACCCTGAGACGTATGGTGTTAACTACATGTCGTCCAAGGAGAGAACAGAATTTCTGAAGTGGCATGCTGAACAACAGGGTATGTTCGACTTTCAGAGAGAAATGAAAGATTATTGTATGTCCGATGTCACTGTACTCCGATAA